In a single window of the Longimicrobiaceae bacterium genome:
- a CDS encoding IS4 family transposase, protein EIASFGGFLGRKGDGEPGVKSLWIGLRRLFDFTLAFQTLRDVGNA, encoded by the coding sequence GAGATCGCCTCCTTCGGCGGCTTCCTGGGACGCAAGGGTGATGGTGAGCCGGGGGTCAAAAGCCTCTGGATCGGGCTGCGCAGACTCTTCGACTTCACTCTCGCTTTCCAGACCCTCCGAGATGTGGGTAATGCGTAG